The following coding sequences lie in one uncultured Mailhella sp. genomic window:
- the frr gene encoding ribosome recycling factor: MDIETLQLDAEERMEKALVALDRDFGKLRTGRATTSLVDNIKVDYYGTLTPIQQLASVAVPDSRTVTIQPWDRNAFSPVEKAILKSDLGLTPMNDGRIIRITVPPLTEERRRELTKVSKKYTEDAKVALRNIRRDVNDALKKLEKDKEISADELKKAMDDVQKLTDAFVKKADAKAQAKEKEIMEI; encoded by the coding sequence ATGGATATCGAGACCTTGCAGCTCGACGCCGAAGAACGCATGGAAAAGGCCCTCGTCGCGCTCGACCGCGACTTCGGCAAACTGCGCACCGGCCGTGCCACCACGAGCCTTGTGGACAACATCAAGGTTGACTACTACGGCACGCTCACGCCCATTCAGCAGCTCGCCTCGGTGGCCGTGCCCGACAGCCGCACCGTCACCATTCAGCCCTGGGACCGCAATGCCTTCTCCCCGGTGGAAAAGGCCATTCTGAAGTCCGACCTCGGCCTCACCCCCATGAACGACGGCCGCATCATCCGCATCACGGTGCCGCCGCTCACGGAAGAGCGTCGCCGCGAACTCACCAAGGTGAGCAAGAAGTACACCGAAGACGCCAAAGTGGCGCTGCGCAACATCCGCCGCGACGTCAACGACGCCCTCAAGAAGCTCGAAAAGGATAAGGAAATCTCCGCCGACGAGCTCAAGAAGGCCATGGACGACGTGCAGAAGCTCACCGACGCCTTCGTGAAGAAGGCCGACGCCAAGGCTCAGGCCAAGGAAAAGGAAATCATGGAAATCTGA
- the uppS gene encoding polyprenyl diphosphate synthase yields MEDQLPQHIAVIMDGNGRWAKERGLPRSQGHLAGVDAVRTLVRECRNRGIGYVTVYAFSKENWRRPEKEVSFLFELFLRFIREEMPELMAQDIRLDFIGDKRDLPFAVRQALDYALRKTASNRGMVFTLAISYSGREEILQAARRAIADGLRPEELDEATFRSYLYAPNTPDPDLVIRTSGEERLSNFLLFQSAYAEFYFSPVLWPDFGPEELNKALGSYAGRTRRFGRTSEQLHSATEGKCYE; encoded by the coding sequence ATGGAAGATCAACTGCCGCAGCACATTGCGGTCATCATGGACGGAAACGGCCGCTGGGCGAAGGAACGCGGTCTGCCCCGCTCGCAGGGACACCTCGCCGGCGTGGACGCCGTGCGCACCCTCGTGCGCGAATGTCGGAACAGGGGCATAGGCTACGTGACCGTGTACGCCTTTTCCAAGGAAAACTGGCGGCGGCCCGAAAAGGAAGTCAGCTTTCTCTTCGAGCTGTTTCTGCGCTTCATACGCGAAGAGATGCCCGAACTCATGGCGCAGGACATCCGCCTCGACTTCATAGGCGACAAAAGGGATCTGCCCTTTGCCGTGCGTCAGGCTCTCGACTACGCGCTCAGAAAAACCGCGTCCAACCGAGGCATGGTGTTCACGCTGGCCATCAGCTATTCCGGCCGGGAAGAAATTCTTCAGGCCGCGCGCCGCGCCATCGCCGACGGGCTGCGCCCCGAAGAGCTCGACGAAGCAACGTTCCGCTCCTACCTCTACGCGCCGAACACGCCCGATCCGGATCTCGTCATACGCACCAGCGGGGAAGAGCGTCTCAGCAATTTCCTGCTCTTCCAGAGCGCCTATGCCGAATTCTACTTCAGCCCCGTGCTCTGGCCGGACTTCGGTCCGGAAGAACTCAACAAGGCCCTCGGCAGCTACGCCGGACGCACCCGCCGCTTCGGCAGAACCAGCGAGCAGCTCCACTCGGCTACAGAAGGAAAATGCTATGAATGA
- the dxr gene encoding 1-deoxy-D-xylulose-5-phosphate reductoisomerase has product MKYISKIPGELDALPFPRRVALMGCTGSIGTSTLRVLDAWRDSGRFEVRALAAGRNIALLAKQAEAWRPPCLAVLEKDGPHGVDALAALLPSSYRPEIVWGQEGYAALAALDDVDMVLSAQVGAAGLRATVAAAAAGKTICLANKESLVLAGDLIRNICRRTGAVILPVDSEHFALFEGMVGRGENDIARLVLTASGGPFRTKDAAFLKNVRPEDALKHPNWSMGAKITIDSATLMNKGLEIIEACHLYHMPARDVVVVVHPQSIVHSLVELADGALMGHFAVPDMRVPIADCLSWPYLPDGRVTGIRPLDLAKIGTLTFEEPRLDLFPCLDLARRALAQGHTVELNAANEVAVARFLAGDIGFTDIPALVRDMLDDASDRQNFDLDDGPLAPQAARAVEAVEQTDNATRRKAEAWRP; this is encoded by the coding sequence ATGAAGTACATCAGCAAGATTCCCGGCGAACTCGACGCCCTGCCCTTTCCCCGCCGCGTGGCCCTCATGGGCTGCACCGGTTCCATAGGCACCAGCACCCTGCGCGTGCTGGACGCCTGGCGCGACTCCGGCCGTTTCGAGGTGCGCGCGCTTGCCGCAGGAAGAAACATCGCCCTGCTCGCGAAGCAGGCGGAAGCCTGGCGTCCCCCCTGCCTCGCCGTGCTGGAAAAGGACGGCCCCCACGGCGTGGACGCCCTCGCCGCCCTGCTTCCTTCCTCCTACCGGCCCGAAATAGTCTGGGGTCAGGAAGGCTACGCCGCCCTCGCCGCCCTCGACGACGTGGACATGGTGCTCTCCGCCCAGGTGGGCGCGGCAGGCCTGCGCGCCACCGTGGCCGCCGCCGCGGCAGGCAAGACCATCTGCCTCGCCAACAAGGAATCGCTGGTGCTCGCGGGCGATCTCATCCGCAACATCTGCCGCCGCACCGGCGCGGTCATCCTTCCCGTGGATTCCGAACACTTCGCCCTGTTCGAGGGCATGGTCGGCCGCGGCGAAAACGACATCGCCCGCCTTGTGCTCACGGCTTCGGGCGGCCCCTTCCGCACCAAAGACGCCGCATTTCTCAAAAACGTCCGCCCCGAAGACGCCCTCAAACATCCCAACTGGTCCATGGGCGCAAAAATCACCATTGATTCCGCCACCCTCATGAACAAGGGGCTGGAAATCATCGAGGCCTGCCACCTCTACCACATGCCCGCGCGCGACGTCGTGGTGGTGGTGCATCCGCAGTCCATCGTGCATTCGCTCGTGGAACTCGCCGACGGAGCCCTCATGGGACATTTCGCCGTGCCGGACATGCGCGTGCCTATTGCCGACTGCCTTTCCTGGCCTTATCTTCCTGACGGAAGAGTTACGGGCATCCGGCCTCTCGATCTCGCCAAAATCGGCACCCTCACCTTCGAGGAGCCGCGTCTCGATCTCTTCCCCTGCCTCGATCTGGCGCGCCGCGCCCTGGCCCAGGGCCACACCGTGGAGCTCAACGCCGCCAACGAAGTGGCCGTGGCGCGCTTCCTTGCCGGAGACATCGGCTTCACCGACATTCCGGCTCTGGTGCGCGACATGCTCGACGACGCCTCCGACAGGCAGAACTTCGACCTCGACGACGGCCCCCTTGCTCCGCAGGCGGCCCGCGCCGTGGAGGCCGTGGAACAAACCGACAACGCCACCCGCCGCAAGGCGGAAGCCTGGCGGCCCTGA
- the lptF gene encoding LPS export ABC transporter permease LptF, which translates to MNLLQRRLFLEHAKTFFLSMAVLLLFILMGRALQLRDMLLGLELSIWDTLRLFGYLSPFFLLIICPIACMLAVFLTFLRMSTDRELVALKAGGVSLYQMLPAPLLFSVLCALLGFWISVYWQAWGMGHFRSEVLDIASSSARVVVQPGVFNKDVPNMVMFARKVDPVTGTMAGVMVEDRRAADTTMTILAPDGSLDADYENGELIFLLKNGRSYTEKDNALSVMGFQEYAVRLSFDSLFQGVDMGPVKPKEYTWARLYDTQNERELQKTDPRMARKIVVERHKRHVFPIACVVLCIFVIPIATSFQGLKQQTGVLMALLLFLVYYSLLMLGISLGESGDLDPAIGLWVPNAVFLLMGLYGLRLAAQERMPRITEYWNSRKSRKKKKEAEQ; encoded by the coding sequence ATGAATCTTCTCCAGCGACGCCTGTTCCTGGAGCACGCCAAGACGTTTTTTCTGTCCATGGCCGTGCTCCTGCTGTTCATCCTCATGGGCCGCGCGCTCCAGCTGCGCGACATGCTCCTCGGTCTTGAGCTGAGCATCTGGGATACCCTGCGCCTGTTCGGATATCTGAGCCCGTTCTTTCTGCTCATCATCTGCCCCATCGCCTGCATGCTGGCGGTCTTCCTCACCTTTTTGCGCATGAGCACAGACAGGGAACTCGTCGCCCTCAAGGCGGGCGGCGTGAGCCTGTATCAGATGCTGCCCGCGCCGCTCCTCTTTTCCGTGCTCTGCGCGCTGCTCGGCTTCTGGATTTCCGTGTACTGGCAGGCCTGGGGCATGGGACATTTTCGTTCCGAAGTGCTGGACATCGCGAGCAGCAGCGCCCGCGTGGTGGTGCAGCCCGGCGTATTCAACAAGGACGTGCCCAACATGGTCATGTTTGCGCGCAAGGTGGATCCCGTCACCGGCACCATGGCCGGCGTGATGGTCGAAGACCGGCGCGCCGCCGACACCACCATGACCATTCTTGCTCCCGACGGCAGCCTCGACGCCGACTACGAAAACGGCGAACTCATCTTTCTGCTCAAGAACGGCCGCAGCTACACCGAAAAGGATAATGCGCTCTCGGTCATGGGCTTTCAGGAATACGCCGTGCGCCTGAGCTTCGACTCTCTGTTCCAGGGCGTGGACATGGGCCCGGTCAAGCCCAAGGAATACACCTGGGCCCGCCTCTACGACACCCAGAACGAACGCGAGCTCCAGAAGACCGATCCGCGCATGGCCCGCAAAATAGTGGTGGAACGGCACAAGCGTCACGTGTTTCCCATCGCCTGCGTGGTGCTGTGCATCTTCGTCATACCCATTGCCACGTCGTTTCAGGGCCTCAAGCAGCAGACCGGCGTGCTCATGGCGCTGCTTCTGTTCCTCGTGTATTACAGCCTGCTCATGCTGGGCATCAGTCTCGGCGAAAGCGGCGATCTTGATCCGGCCATCGGCCTGTGGGTTCCCAACGCGGTCTTTCTGCTGATGGGCCTCTACGGCCTGCGGCTCGCCGCACAGGAGCGCATGCCGCGCATCACCGAATACTGGAATTCCCGCAAGAGCCGCAAAAAGAAGAAGGAGGCCGAGCAATGA
- the rpsB gene encoding 30S ribosomal protein S2 — protein sequence MAYVSMKQMLETGVHFGHQTRRWNPKMRPFIFGARNGIHIIDLQQTVKLFRTAHDKIVETVANGGKVLFIGTKRQAQEAVAAEASRAGQPYVTNRWMGGTLTNFVTIQKSIERLKKLEAMFADGSVNRYQKKEILSFQRELDKLNLTLGGIKDMDSLPQLVFIIDPHREEIAVKECRKLGIPIVAVTDTNCDPDVIDYIIPGNDDAIRAIKLFVNAMAEACLEGAAQSKEVADPEAAMQKAAETAEAAE from the coding sequence ATGGCTTACGTCAGCATGAAACAGATGCTGGAAACCGGCGTGCATTTCGGTCATCAGACCCGTCGCTGGAACCCCAAGATGCGCCCCTTCATCTTCGGCGCCCGCAACGGCATCCATATCATCGACCTCCAGCAGACTGTGAAGCTGTTCCGCACCGCCCATGACAAGATCGTGGAAACCGTGGCCAACGGCGGCAAGGTGCTCTTCATCGGCACCAAGCGCCAGGCTCAGGAAGCCGTGGCCGCCGAAGCCTCCCGCGCCGGTCAGCCCTACGTGACCAACCGCTGGATGGGCGGCACCCTCACCAACTTCGTGACCATTCAGAAGAGCATCGAACGTCTGAAGAAGCTCGAAGCCATGTTCGCCGACGGTTCCGTGAACCGCTATCAGAAGAAGGAAATCCTCAGCTTCCAGCGCGAGCTCGACAAGCTGAATCTGACCCTCGGCGGCATCAAGGACATGGACAGCCTTCCCCAGCTCGTGTTCATCATCGACCCGCATCGTGAAGAGATCGCCGTGAAGGAATGCCGCAAGCTCGGCATCCCGATCGTGGCCGTCACCGACACCAACTGCGATCCCGACGTCATCGACTACATCATTCCCGGCAACGACGACGCCATCCGCGCCATCAAGCTGTTCGTGAACGCCATGGCCGAAGCCTGCCTCGAAGGCGCCGCCCAGAGCAAGGAAGTGGCCGATCCCGAAGCTGCCATGCAGAAGGCCGCCGAAACGGCCGAAGCCGCTGAATAA
- a CDS encoding metal-dependent hydrolase, with protein sequence MSQLHITWYGHSNVMLSENGVSVLFDPFFEGNRFAPDWREIPRPDIVALTHDHGDHMGQTVEIVRTTGAMLYCIADLVGYFRERGVPEGQIINYGMGGNVDGTLEFKGTRLTMTQAFHSAAMGSPVGYVVEMPGGHTVYHAGDTGLFGDMTLIADRFNLDLALLPIGGVFTMDGKLAAKAAGLLGAPVAMPMHYRTFPVLAQNADLFVESLKEFAPTCRPLVIEPNEMVVLD encoded by the coding sequence ATGTCTCAGCTGCATATTACCTGGTATGGCCATTCCAACGTCATGCTCAGTGAAAACGGCGTGTCCGTTCTTTTCGATCCGTTTTTTGAAGGCAATCGCTTTGCGCCCGACTGGCGCGAAATCCCCCGTCCCGACATTGTGGCCCTGACGCACGATCACGGCGATCACATGGGGCAGACCGTGGAAATCGTGCGCACCACCGGAGCCATGCTGTACTGCATCGCCGACCTTGTGGGCTACTTCCGCGAACGCGGCGTGCCGGAAGGTCAGATCATCAACTACGGCATGGGCGGCAACGTGGACGGCACGCTGGAATTCAAGGGAACCAGGCTCACCATGACGCAGGCGTTCCATTCCGCGGCCATGGGCTCTCCTGTGGGATATGTGGTGGAAATGCCGGGCGGACACACCGTGTACCACGCCGGCGACACCGGCCTGTTCGGCGACATGACGCTCATTGCCGACCGCTTCAATCTTGATCTTGCGCTGCTGCCCATCGGCGGCGTGTTCACCATGGACGGCAAGCTGGCCGCCAAGGCGGCGGGCCTGCTCGGCGCGCCCGTGGCCATGCCCATGCACTACCGCACCTTCCCGGTGCTGGCGCAGAACGCCGATCTGTTCGTGGAATCGCTGAAGGAATTTGCTCCGACCTGCCGTCCGCTGGTGATCGAGCCCAACGAGATGGTGGTGCTGGACTGA
- a CDS encoding LptF/LptG family permease codes for MSLLFRYIFLRHARLLLLIMGLGVGIYLLTDIVERVDIFIEAGSGIGLVLQYFGVRLPSIIAQILPAVFLLATVVTLCLMGGSRELTALHAGGISFATVAVILVMCGVFWGVVQFCCSQLLAVQGERYSQQIWQEEVRKKNLDDRTLDDVWFMESGWTVSVKTLRADGEGSGFSAFHVRDGGSDVDVIVRAPRVKGSENGWVAADAVRLYPDTYQRESLPRLELPLHQDPELFFSTESNNLQQLPLWQLGDAINQLGAAGSNVDGLRTVWHGKIAYAVSLVVMAVLGAAIVSRFPNIYIAVAISMAGTFIMYALTMFGESLGQRGALPPFMAAWGPDTVLLLIAVGRLYLVSVRR; via the coding sequence ATGAGCCTGCTTTTCCGATACATCTTCCTGCGGCACGCCCGCCTGCTGCTGCTCATCATGGGCCTCGGCGTGGGCATCTACCTGCTCACCGACATCGTGGAACGCGTGGACATCTTCATTGAAGCGGGCTCCGGCATAGGTCTGGTGCTCCAGTACTTCGGCGTGCGCCTGCCTTCCATCATCGCGCAGATCCTGCCCGCCGTGTTCCTGCTGGCCACCGTGGTCACCCTCTGCCTCATGGGCGGCAGCCGTGAACTCACGGCCCTCCACGCCGGCGGCATTTCCTTTGCCACAGTGGCCGTCATTCTGGTCATGTGCGGCGTGTTCTGGGGCGTCGTGCAGTTCTGCTGCTCTCAGCTGCTCGCCGTGCAGGGCGAACGCTATTCCCAGCAGATATGGCAGGAAGAGGTGCGCAAGAAGAACCTCGACGACCGTACCCTCGACGACGTGTGGTTCATGGAAAGCGGCTGGACCGTGTCCGTGAAAACGCTCAGAGCCGACGGCGAAGGTTCCGGCTTTTCCGCCTTCCACGTCCGGGACGGCGGTTCCGACGTGGACGTCATCGTGCGCGCCCCCCGCGTGAAGGGCAGCGAAAACGGATGGGTGGCCGCCGACGCCGTGCGCCTCTATCCCGATACCTATCAGAGAGAAAGCCTTCCCCGACTGGAACTGCCCCTGCATCAGGATCCGGAACTCTTCTTCTCCACGGAATCCAACAACCTGCAGCAGCTCCCGCTCTGGCAGCTCGGCGACGCCATCAACCAGCTCGGCGCGGCAGGCTCCAACGTGGACGGACTGCGCACCGTGTGGCACGGAAAAATCGCCTACGCCGTCTCCCTCGTGGTCATGGCCGTGCTCGGCGCTGCCATCGTTTCCCGCTTTCCCAATATCTACATCGCCGTGGCCATCAGCATGGCGGGTACCTTCATCATGTACGCCCTCACCATGTTCGGCGAATCCCTGGGCCAGCGCGGAGCCCTCCCCCCCTTCATGGCCGCCTGGGGCCCCGATACCGTCCTGCTCCTCATCGCCGTAGGCAGACTCTACCTCGTCAGCGTCCGACGCTGA
- the tsf gene encoding translation elongation factor Ts — MAITAAMVKELRDKTGAGMMDCKKALTECEADVEKALDWLRQKGLSKAAKRADRATSEGVIASATSADGKVSAIVEVMTETDFVARGEKFQDFAKHVAQEVAANNPENLDAFQDSMNELAASTGEKTVLGRFVRMSIEGEGVIGTYVHSNGKLAVLVEVDTDKPADAAVADFAKNVAMQIAASNPLALDADSLDPALLEREREVYRQKALAEGKPEKIIDKIAEGAVKKYCKEVCLLDQPYIRDDKMSVQDLLKATAKAAGCSISISKFVRIQLGA; from the coding sequence ATGGCTATTACCGCTGCCATGGTGAAGGAGCTGCGCGACAAGACCGGCGCCGGCATGATGGATTGCAAGAAGGCTCTCACCGAATGTGAAGCCGACGTGGAAAAGGCGCTCGACTGGCTGCGTCAGAAGGGCCTGTCCAAGGCCGCCAAGCGCGCCGACCGCGCCACCTCCGAAGGCGTGATCGCCTCCGCCACCAGCGCCGACGGCAAGGTTTCCGCCATCGTTGAAGTGATGACCGAAACCGACTTCGTGGCCCGCGGCGAAAAGTTCCAGGACTTCGCCAAGCACGTGGCCCAGGAAGTGGCCGCGAACAACCCCGAAAACCTCGACGCCTTCCAGGACAGCATGAACGAGCTGGCCGCCTCCACCGGCGAAAAGACCGTGCTCGGCCGCTTCGTGCGCATGAGCATTGAAGGCGAAGGCGTCATCGGCACCTACGTGCACTCCAACGGCAAGCTCGCCGTACTCGTCGAAGTGGACACCGACAAGCCCGCCGACGCCGCCGTGGCCGACTTCGCCAAGAACGTGGCCATGCAGATTGCCGCTTCCAACCCCCTCGCCCTCGACGCCGACAGCCTCGATCCCGCGCTGCTCGAACGCGAACGCGAAGTGTATCGTCAGAAGGCCCTTGCCGAAGGCAAGCCCGAGAAGATCATCGACAAGATCGCCGAAGGCGCCGTGAAGAAGTACTGCAAGGAAGTCTGCCTGCTCGATCAGCCCTACATCCGCGACGACAAGATGAGCGTGCAGGACCTTCTGAAGGCCACCGCCAAGGCCGCCGGCTGCTCCATCTCGATCAGCAAGTTCGTCCGCATCCAGCTCGGCGCGTAA
- the pyrH gene encoding UMP kinase, whose amino-acid sequence MSELKYRRVLLKLSGEALAGEKGSGIDPDTVHSICKEIADVAKLGVQLALVIGGGNIFRGLSTSAKGMDRSNADYIGMLATVMNAVAVQDALEKMDCPTRVLSAIDIRELCEPYIHRRAIRHMEKGRIIICAAGTGNPYFTTDTAAALRGTELKCDAIIKATKVDGVYDKDPMKYSDAVRFDQLSYDETLRRHLKVMDATAITLAQENSVPVIVCSMFGGHIKRVVCGEAAGTIVKGE is encoded by the coding sequence ATGAGCGAACTCAAATACCGGCGCGTGCTGCTCAAGCTGAGCGGCGAAGCTCTGGCCGGTGAAAAAGGCAGCGGCATAGATCCCGACACCGTACACAGCATCTGCAAGGAGATCGCCGACGTCGCCAAGCTGGGCGTGCAGCTCGCGCTTGTCATCGGCGGCGGCAACATCTTCCGGGGACTGTCCACCTCGGCCAAGGGCATGGATCGCTCCAACGCCGACTACATCGGCATGCTGGCCACCGTCATGAACGCGGTGGCGGTGCAGGACGCCCTCGAAAAAATGGACTGCCCCACGCGCGTGCTTTCGGCCATCGACATCCGCGAGCTTTGCGAACCCTACATTCATCGTCGCGCCATTCGCCACATGGAAAAGGGCCGCATCATCATCTGCGCGGCGGGCACGGGCAATCCCTATTTCACCACCGACACGGCGGCGGCCCTGCGCGGCACGGAACTCAAGTGCGACGCCATCATCAAGGCCACCAAGGTGGACGGCGTGTACGACAAGGACCCCATGAAATACAGCGACGCGGTACGCTTCGATCAGCTCTCCTACGATGAGACGCTGCGCCGCCACCTCAAGGTCATGGACGCCACGGCCATTACGCTGGCGCAGGAAAACAGCGTGCCCGTCATTGTGTGCAGCATGTTCGGCGGGCACATCAAACGCGTTGTCTGCGGCGAAGCGGCAGGCACCATTGTAAAGGGAGAATAA
- a CDS encoding phosphatidate cytidylyltransferase, producing MNDKFRAAGLGLRLITAAVLAVVLIAAWVMGGWYVSGLVALLSLVGLGEFLFLFQPSGGWGMKILGLALGLVFLAASAFSLPSEPALAVCAMLAAIYALVAWSREKSLDPLRRAAVMICGVFYIPLLLAPAMHFTRWEQLFVVLLPAASDMAAYFAGVSFGKHPIWPGVSPKKSMEGSIAGLLASIVVACGMGLSLGSAPLWAFAALGAGMGVMAQLGDFFESALKRAVNVKDSSHLLPGHGGVLDRLDSISFCVGTYAAASALYPFFAQAAQ from the coding sequence ATGAATGACAAGTTTCGCGCCGCGGGACTCGGCCTGCGGCTCATCACCGCCGCCGTGCTCGCCGTCGTGCTCATTGCGGCATGGGTCATGGGCGGATGGTACGTTTCCGGCCTGGTCGCGCTGCTCTCCCTCGTGGGTCTGGGCGAATTTCTCTTCCTGTTCCAGCCCTCCGGCGGATGGGGCATGAAAATCCTCGGCCTCGCGCTCGGCCTCGTCTTTCTCGCCGCAAGCGCCTTCTCTCTGCCCTCCGAGCCCGCGCTCGCCGTGTGCGCCATGCTCGCCGCCATCTACGCCCTCGTCGCATGGAGCCGCGAAAAATCGCTGGATCCGCTGCGCCGCGCCGCCGTCATGATCTGCGGCGTGTTCTACATTCCTCTGCTGCTCGCCCCGGCCATGCACTTCACCCGCTGGGAACAGCTCTTCGTCGTGCTGCTGCCCGCCGCTTCCGACATGGCCGCCTACTTTGCCGGCGTGAGCTTCGGCAAACATCCCATCTGGCCCGGCGTCAGCCCCAAGAAGAGCATGGAAGGCTCCATTGCCGGACTTCTGGCCTCCATCGTCGTGGCCTGCGGCATGGGCCTCTCCCTCGGCAGCGCCCCCCTCTGGGCCTTTGCCGCCCTCGGCGCGGGCATGGGCGTCATGGCGCAGCTTGGCGACTTCTTTGAATCCGCCCTGAAGCGCGCCGTCAACGTCAAGGATTCCAGCCACCTGCTGCCCGGTCACGGCGGCGTGCTCGACAGGCTCGACAGCATTTCCTTCTGCGTGGGAACCTACGCCGCCGCCTCGGCCCTGTATCCGTTCTTCGCCCAGGCCGCCCAGTAG
- a CDS encoding glycosyltransferase family 2 protein — protein MEAPVRLTALIITLNGERLLGKCLESLSFCDRVLIVDSFSSDKTEDIARSHGAIFIQNKWPGNAKQIRYGIDWLAANAPTEWVLMLDCDEIISPELKKSILAALENPGDKSAFSMPRRTWYFDRFLKHGGCYPDRLFRLFRPDAIRIENSGAHQKFVPAGPWGDLDGDMLHYTYCSFQNQLDKLNDYAERGARDLEAQGRKGGVLVGLGHGLWRFVDMYLRKLGVLDGRAGFLMAAHTAFYTFLKYVRIHEGGWGAPYDHGLPKADDSRHPDSTRG, from the coding sequence ATGGAAGCTCCCGTACGACTTACCGCCCTCATCATTACCCTGAACGGCGAACGCCTGCTGGGAAAGTGTCTCGAATCCCTTTCCTTCTGCGACCGCGTGCTCATTGTGGATTCCTTCAGCTCCGACAAGACGGAAGACATCGCCCGCTCTCACGGGGCCATCTTCATCCAGAACAAGTGGCCGGGCAACGCCAAACAGATACGCTACGGCATCGACTGGCTCGCCGCCAACGCTCCCACCGAATGGGTGCTCATGCTCGACTGCGACGAAATCATCTCGCCGGAGCTGAAAAAAAGCATTCTTGCCGCGCTGGAGAATCCGGGCGACAAGAGCGCCTTTTCCATGCCCCGCCGCACCTGGTACTTCGACAGATTCCTGAAACACGGCGGCTGCTATCCCGACAGGCTGTTCCGCCTGTTCCGGCCGGACGCCATCCGCATTGAGAACAGCGGCGCGCATCAGAAGTTCGTGCCCGCCGGCCCCTGGGGCGATCTCGACGGCGACATGCTGCACTACACCTATTGCAGCTTCCAAAATCAGCTCGACAAGCTCAACGACTACGCCGAACGCGGCGCGCGCGATCTCGAAGCGCAGGGCCGCAAAGGCGGCGTGCTCGTCGGCCTCGGCCACGGCCTGTGGCGCTTTGTCGACATGTATCTGCGCAAGCTCGGCGTGCTCGACGGCCGGGCGGGCTTTCTCATGGCCGCGCACACGGCGTTCTACACGTTTCTCAAATATGTCCGCATCCACGAGGGAGGCTGGGGCGCGCCCTACGATCACGGCCTGCCCAAGGCGGACGATTCCCGACACCCTGATTCCACAAGAGGATGA